In Vibrio atlanticus, the following proteins share a genomic window:
- a CDS encoding sensor domain-containing diguanylate cyclase, with protein MTVSFLVVFSLLLVDSAEESEKQYGIENQGVTRSLAELTQIINALEYNITALYPLHSDTYVFSHEKKVEGKTCYFISEEQQATRFDFMFSGPSEMCDLKSELHSEAGKRMFIAPTMAYFANTIDTISAIYFISKDKFIISSPSDFARYIKGDTFDSIVNSRPYWVNTIRFGLAQGQDQVVYTGQYDDYLTGKKVVTLTKGIYVDGEFKGVLGVDGYVSNLVSNPVHGYKVTSARGVNKYGVLDFTYSRPLYVDGVNTELYLTIEEGKSEHFLHILELERVQLLILLALYFVSALWLWRFYIRQEHQRLNDLAMQDPLTGLLNRRGFEERLLAQGEEPIIGVGVFDIDDFKEVNDQYGHKVGDEVICHVAQLMLNSVRQQDIVARFGGEEFVVAITGESSELLSSIFERIQNDISLQSYRCLTGDKINISASGGATLYSLSKFDSIGHLWENQSIRSSDEQLYKAKAAGKNQVNIHVH; from the coding sequence CTGACCGTCAGCTTTTTAGTGGTTTTTAGCTTGTTACTTGTTGATTCAGCGGAAGAGTCAGAAAAGCAGTATGGAATTGAAAACCAAGGCGTGACACGCTCTTTAGCGGAGCTCACACAGATCATTAATGCGCTTGAGTACAACATTACAGCACTCTATCCATTGCATAGTGATACATACGTATTCTCACATGAGAAAAAGGTCGAAGGTAAGACGTGTTATTTCATTAGTGAAGAGCAACAAGCCACTCGATTTGATTTTATGTTCTCTGGCCCTAGTGAGATGTGCGATCTAAAGTCGGAGCTTCATTCAGAAGCTGGTAAGCGCATGTTTATCGCACCCACCATGGCTTACTTTGCGAATACTATTGATACCATCTCTGCGATTTACTTTATCTCCAAAGATAAGTTTATCATCTCTTCGCCTTCTGATTTTGCTCGTTACATTAAAGGTGACACCTTTGATTCGATCGTTAATAGCCGTCCTTATTGGGTGAATACGATTCGCTTTGGCTTAGCTCAGGGCCAAGACCAGGTGGTGTATACCGGGCAGTACGATGACTACCTAACGGGGAAGAAGGTTGTAACCTTAACCAAAGGTATCTATGTGGATGGCGAGTTTAAAGGGGTACTCGGTGTTGATGGCTACGTCTCTAATCTGGTCTCGAATCCCGTTCATGGATACAAGGTGACGAGTGCAAGAGGTGTGAACAAATATGGGGTGTTGGACTTTACCTATTCACGGCCTTTGTATGTCGATGGAGTTAATACAGAGTTGTACCTGACTATTGAAGAAGGAAAGAGCGAGCACTTCTTACATATACTGGAACTGGAGCGGGTCCAGTTACTGATTTTATTGGCTTTGTACTTTGTTTCAGCGTTATGGTTATGGCGATTTTATATCAGGCAAGAGCATCAGCGTTTGAATGATTTAGCCATGCAGGATCCTCTTACTGGGTTGTTAAATCGAAGAGGCTTTGAAGAGCGCTTATTAGCACAAGGTGAAGAACCGATTATTGGTGTTGGCGTATTTGATATCGATGATTTCAAAGAGGTGAATGACCAGTATGGTCATAAGGTGGGGGATGAGGTGATTTGTCATGTTGCCCAGTTAATGCTGAACAGTGTTAGGCAGCAAGATATTGTGGCTCGATTTGGTGGTGAAGAGTTTGTTGTCGCGATTACGGGTGAATCATCCGAATTACTGTCATCGATCTTTGAACGAATTCAAAACGACATTAGCCTACAAAGCTATCGATGTCTGACAGGCGACAAGATTAATATCTCAGCATCTGGGGGGGCAACGCTTTACTCTCTGAGTAAGTTCGACAGTATTGGACATTTGTGGGAAAACCAAAGTATTCGTTCATCTGATGAGCAGCTTTATAAAGCGAAGGCGGCGGGCAAGAATCAAGTGAATATTCACGTACATTAA